One Aphidius gifuensis isolate YNYX2018 linkage group LG5, ASM1490517v1, whole genome shotgun sequence genomic region harbors:
- the LOC122856232 gene encoding uncharacterized protein LOC122856232, with protein MLSKLEVDKIFKRKCENTSQISTQSNNKRQKIYPQHNDHSYAKNIIIDLVNDDCLSEIFMYLPICERPKIAQVCKKWNRVVCSYCFKVKKLVLSHWEYDRPQNILEQFKKSEKKFSFLRSLLDKSCTYLTELDLVAYDNSNIVPLLNEFCPNLVKLRLRLKYFFDKDLENAFSRMSQLRVLKIIFQGFCRIPVILLVLLKNVVNTLNELILISQSNGTFTLCRFPDSFAAVS; from the exons ATGTTGAGTAAATTAGAAGTGGATAAAATCTTTAAAAGAAAATGTGAAAATACAAGTCAAATTTCTACTCAGTCAAACAATAAACGTCAAAAG atatatccTCAGCATAATGATCATTCCTAcgccaaaaatataataattgaccttgttaatgatgattgtctgagtgaaatatttatgtatttgcCAATATGTGAGAGACCGAAAATTGCACAag tatgcaAAAAATGGAATAGAGTTGTTTGTTCTTATtgttttaaagtaaaaaaacttgtaCTATCTCATTGGGAATATGATCGTCCTCAAAACATTTTAGAGCAATTCAAAAAAAGtgagaaaaaatttagttttctAAGATCACTTCTTGATAAATCTTGCACATATTTAACAGAATTAGACTTGGTGGCCTATGATAATTCTAACATAGTGCCTTTGCTAAATGAATTTTGTCCAAATCTCGTTAAACTTCGACTGagactaaaatatttttttgataaagatTTAGAGAATGCATTTTCTCGTATGTCTCAACTaagagtattaaaaattatatttcaaggttTTTGTCGAATACCTGTAATTCTActtgttttattgaaaaacgTTGTGAATACTTTGAATGAACTCATTCTGATAAGTCAGAGCAACGGCACATTTACACTTTGTCGATTTCCGGACTCATTTGCGGCTGTAAGTTAA
- the LOC122856910 gene encoding uncharacterized protein LOC122856910, giving the protein MFDSEKFIKEIRKRKVLYDINCIEYNDRAVKTQAWLDVGKAMIPDWDNMNDEERLNEEKNLRNKWRNIRDYFIKELKLQHIHGERKRTRYSYFNHLLFLVPFCKLYSKRGRNRLSTVRQTSTQPPITVTCKVEMSDGENDDPVVDYNNYDIPSTSDDSSNKHADLINQNYSRLDPLSGEITFDNDMPNIITPNDGHFDMSCDNDYDKMFLISLLPSIRQVPEHMKLQVRIQIQQILANALSAPK; this is encoded by the exons ATGTTTGATtcggaaaaatttataaaagaaattagaaaaagaaaagttcTTTATGATATTAATTGTATTGAGTATAATGACAGAGCAGTCAAAACACAAGCATGGCTCGATGTGGGCAAAGCCATGATACCTGATTGGGACAACATGAATGATGAAGAGAGGCTCAATGAAG aaaaaaatttacgaaatAAATGGAGAAATATAAgagattattttataaaagaattaaaattacaacatATACATGGTGAAAGAAAGAGAACACGTTATTCATACTttaatcatttgttgtttttagtaccattttgtaaattatattcaaaaag AGGTAGAAATAGATTGTCAACAGTAAGACAAACGTCAACACAACCACCAATAACAGTAACATGTAAAGTTGAAATGAGTGATGGTGAAAATGATGATCCAGttgttgattataataattatgatattcCATCAACATCAGATGATTCAAGTAATAAACATGcagatttaattaatcaaaattattcaagaCTTGATCCATTATCTGGTGAAATAACATTTGATAATGATATGCCGAATATAATTACACCAAATGATGGACACTTTGATATGTCATGTGATaatgattatgataaaatgttcttaatttcattattaccaTCCATTAGACAAGTACCAGAACATATGAAATTGCAAGTACGAAttcaaattcaacaaatactTGCAAATGCATTAAGTGCtcctaaataa
- the LOC122856911 gene encoding sodium/calcium exchanger regulatory protein 1-like yields the protein MVAEFLGKKYKLSTSEKFDELMKALGVGLITRKMGATVSPTVELTENGGEYTLKTTSTFKNSELKFKLGEEIDEETPDGRKVKSTFTLDGNKLHQIQKGEKDTIIEREFTPTEMKAIMKVDDIVCTRIYPLVQ from the exons ATGGTTGCTGAATTTCTTGGTAAAAAATACAAGCTCTCAACCAGCGAAAAATTCGACGAATTAATGAAGGCCCTTG gtgTTGGATTGATAACTAGAAAAATGGGTGCAACAGTTAGTCCAACAGTTGAATTAACTGAAAATGGTGGTGAATAtacattaaaaacaacaagtacatttaaaaattcagaattaaaatttaaacttggtGAAGAGATTGATGAAGAAACACCAGATGGTCGTAAAGTTAAAAGTACTTTTACACTTGATGGTAATAAATTGCATCAAATTCAAAAAGGTGAAAAAGATACAATCATTGAACGTGAATTTACACCAACTGAAATGAAAGCT attaTGAAAGTTGATGATATTGTTTGTACAAGAATCTACCCACTTgtccaataa
- the LOC122856234 gene encoding uncharacterized protein LOC122856234, whose protein sequence is MSQLRVLKIIFQGFCRIPVILLVLLKNVVNTLNELILISQSNGIFPVCRFPDSFAALICQFKALKKIETGGMLITRHISEAIADAKLNFHQHVINYELITITKITLSEKYEITDDILYNLANSVKFLGYLSVNNCSLVTDAGIQAITKMKHLENLFLSGKNNVTDTPLKFLRGMKRLELPDSYEITNNSIEEILENSPYMCDLTFKHTSITPEFLTIAMEVSEKRKKNMRLDVQFSGCCVDAIRHKYLDILCGCDICTSY, encoded by the exons ATGTCTCAACTaagagtattaaaaattatatttcaaggttTTTGTCGAATACCTGTAATTCTActtgttttattgaaaaacgTTGTGAATACTTTGAATGAACTCATTCTGATAAGTCAGAGCAACGGCATATTTCCAGTTTGTCGATTCCCGGACTCATTTGCGGCG ttgATTTGTCAATTCAAAGCcctgaaaaaaattgaaactgGTGGTATGTTGATTACCAGACATATATCTGAGGCTATTGCTGATGCTAAATTAAACTTTCATCAGCATGTTATAAATTATGAGCTGATTACTATCACGAAGATTACTTTGTCCGAGAAATACGAAATTAcagatgatattttatataatcttGCCAATAGCGTAAAGTTCTTAGGATATTTAAGTGTAAATAATTGTTCATTGGTAACCGATGCTGGTATACAAGCAATTACAAAGATGAAACATTTAGAAAACCTTTTCCTATCTGGCAAAAATAACGTCACTGATACTCCATTAAAATTTCTCAGAGGGATGAAAAGATTGGAACTACCAGATAGTTATGAAATAACTAACAATTCTATTGaagaaattttagaaaattcacCGTATATGTGCGATTTGACGTTTAAACATACAAGTATAACTCctgaatttttaacaatagcAATGGAAGTATcagaaaaacgtaaaaaaaatatgagattAGATGTTCAATTTTCTGGTTGTTGTGTGGATGCAATTAGACATAAATATTTGGACATTCTTTGTGGCTGCGATATATGTACgagttattaa
- the LOC122856912 gene encoding uncharacterized protein LOC122856912 isoform X1: MLGKLEVDKIVKRKCKNKSQISTQSNKKRRKVYPQHNDHSYVKNIIIDLVNDDCLSEIFMYVPICERPKIAQVCKKWNRVVCSYCFKVKTLVLSHWEYDRPKNILEKFKKSEKKFSFLRSLLDKSCTYLTELDLVAYDNSNIVPLLDEFCPNLVKLRLRLKYFFVKDLENAFSRMSKLRVLKIIFQGFCRIPVILLVSLKNVVNTLNELTVINQSKDIFTLCRFPNILVALIRQFKALQKIETGGMLITKRMYGAIVDAKLNFYYHEHVYGKLNNVMNRELTSITVITLSEKYEITDDNLYNLANSFKFLTRLTANCSLVTDVGIQAITKMKHLEDLFLTGENYVTDTPLKLLKGMKRLELPDSYKITNNSIKKILENSPYMYELSFKNTSITPEFLTIVEKVSEKRKINMRLYVQFPGRCVSVIERQYLYVHCVCGAIH, from the exons ATGTTGGGTAAATTAGAAGTGGATAAAATCGTCaaaagaaaatgtaaaaataaaagtcaaatTTCTACTCAGTCAAACAAAAAACGTCGAAAG gtataTCCTCAGCATAATGATCATTCCTatgtcaaaaatataataattgaccttgttaatgatgattgtctgagtgaaatattcatgtatgtGCCAATATGTGAGAGACCGAAAATTGCACAAG tATGCAAAAAATGGAATAGAGTTGTTTGTTCTTATTGTTTTAAAGTAAAAACACTTGTACTATCTCATTGGGAATACGATCGTCCTAAAAACATTTTAgagaaattcaaaaaaagtgagaaaaaatttagtttcCTAAGATCACTTCTTGATAAATCTTGCACATATTTAACAGAATTAGATTTGGTGGCCTATGATAATTCTAACATAGTGCCTTTGCTTGATGAATTTTGTCCAAACCTTGTGAAACTTCGACTGagactgaaatatttttttgttaaagatTTAGAGAATGCATTTTCACGTATGTCTAAACTaagagtattaaaaattatatttcaaggttTTTGTCGAATACCTGTAATTCTACTTGTTTCATTGAAAAACGTTGTAAATACTTTAAATGAACTCACCGTGATAAATCAGAGCAAAGATATATTTACACTTTGTCGATTCCCAAACATACTCGTGGCT ttgATTCGTCAATTCAAAGCACtgcaaaaaattgaaactgGTGGTATGTTGATTACCAAACGTATGTATGGGGCTATTGTTGatgctaaattaaatttttattatcatgaacACGTTTATGGTAAACTAAACAACGTTATGAATCGTGAGTTGACTAGTATCACAGTAATTACTTTGTCCGAGAAATACGAAATTAcagatgataatttatataatcttGCCAATAGCTTCAAGTTCTTGACAAGGTTAACTGCAAATTGTTCATTGGTAACCGATGTTGGTATACAAGCAATTACAAAGATGAAACATTTAGAAGACCTTTTCCTAACTGGTGAAAATTACGTCACTGATACTCCATTAAAATTGCTCAAAGGGATGAAAAGATTGGAACTACCAGACAGTTATAAAATAACTAacaattctattaaaaaaattttggaaaattCACCGTATATGTACGAATTGTcgtttaaaaatacaagtataaCTCCTGAATTTTTAACGATAGTAGAGAAAGTATCagaaaaacgtaaaataaatatgagatTATATGTTCAATTTCCTGGTCGTTGTGTGAGTGTAATTGAACGTCAATATTTGTACGTTCATTGTGTCTGCGGAGCGATACATTGA
- the LOC122856912 gene encoding uncharacterized protein LOC122856912 isoform X2, which produces MLGKLEVDKIVKRKCKNKSQISTQSNKKRRKVYPQHNDHSYVKNIIIDLVNDDCLSEIFMYVPICERPKIAQVCKKWNRVVCSYCFKVKTLVLSHWEYDRPKNILEKFKKSFCRIPVILLVSLKNVVNTLNELTVINQSKDIFTLCRFPNILVALIRQFKALQKIETGGMLITKRMYGAIVDAKLNFYYHEHVYGKLNNVMNRELTSITVITLSEKYEITDDNLYNLANSFKFLTRLTANCSLVTDVGIQAITKMKHLEDLFLTGENYVTDTPLKLLKGMKRLELPDSYKITNNSIKKILENSPYMYELSFKNTSITPEFLTIVEKVSEKRKINMRLYVQFPGRCVSVIERQYLYVHCVCGAIH; this is translated from the exons ATGTTGGGTAAATTAGAAGTGGATAAAATCGTCaaaagaaaatgtaaaaataaaagtcaaatTTCTACTCAGTCAAACAAAAAACGTCGAAAG gtataTCCTCAGCATAATGATCATTCCTatgtcaaaaatataataattgaccttgttaatgatgattgtctgagtgaaatattcatgtatgtGCCAATATGTGAGAGACCGAAAATTGCACAAG tATGCAAAAAATGGAATAGAGTTGTTTGTTCTTATTGTTTTAAAGTAAAAACACTTGTACTATCTCATTGGGAATACGATCGTCCTAAAAACATTTTAgagaaattcaaaaaaa gttTTTGTCGAATACCTGTAATTCTACTTGTTTCATTGAAAAACGTTGTAAATACTTTAAATGAACTCACCGTGATAAATCAGAGCAAAGATATATTTACACTTTGTCGATTCCCAAACATACTCGTGGCT ttgATTCGTCAATTCAAAGCACtgcaaaaaattgaaactgGTGGTATGTTGATTACCAAACGTATGTATGGGGCTATTGTTGatgctaaattaaatttttattatcatgaacACGTTTATGGTAAACTAAACAACGTTATGAATCGTGAGTTGACTAGTATCACAGTAATTACTTTGTCCGAGAAATACGAAATTAcagatgataatttatataatcttGCCAATAGCTTCAAGTTCTTGACAAGGTTAACTGCAAATTGTTCATTGGTAACCGATGTTGGTATACAAGCAATTACAAAGATGAAACATTTAGAAGACCTTTTCCTAACTGGTGAAAATTACGTCACTGATACTCCATTAAAATTGCTCAAAGGGATGAAAAGATTGGAACTACCAGACAGTTATAAAATAACTAacaattctattaaaaaaattttggaaaattCACCGTATATGTACGAATTGTcgtttaaaaatacaagtataaCTCCTGAATTTTTAACGATAGTAGAGAAAGTATCagaaaaacgtaaaataaatatgagatTATATGTTCAATTTCCTGGTCGTTGTGTGAGTGTAATTGAACGTCAATATTTGTACGTTCATTGTGTCTGCGGAGCGATACATTGA
- the LOC122856912 gene encoding uncharacterized protein LOC122856912 isoform X3, which yields MLGKLEVDKIVKRKCKNKSQISTQSNKKRRKVYPQHNDHSYVKNIIIDLVNDDCLSEIFMYVPICERPKIAQVCKKWNRVVCSYCFKVKTLVLSHWEYDRPKNILEKFKKSEKKFSFLRSLLDKSCTYLTELDLVAYDNSNIVPLLDEFCPNLVKLRLRLKYFFVKDLENAFSRMSKLRVLKIIFQGFCRIPVILLVSLKNVVNTLNELTVINQSKDIFTLCRFPNILVALIRQFKALQKIETGGMLITKRMYGAIVDAKLNFYYHEHVYGKLNNVMNPSSS from the exons ATGTTGGGTAAATTAGAAGTGGATAAAATCGTCaaaagaaaatgtaaaaataaaagtcaaatTTCTACTCAGTCAAACAAAAAACGTCGAAAG gtataTCCTCAGCATAATGATCATTCCTatgtcaaaaatataataattgaccttgttaatgatgattgtctgagtgaaatattcatgtatgtGCCAATATGTGAGAGACCGAAAATTGCACAAG tATGCAAAAAATGGAATAGAGTTGTTTGTTCTTATTGTTTTAAAGTAAAAACACTTGTACTATCTCATTGGGAATACGATCGTCCTAAAAACATTTTAgagaaattcaaaaaaagtgagaaaaaatttagtttcCTAAGATCACTTCTTGATAAATCTTGCACATATTTAACAGAATTAGATTTGGTGGCCTATGATAATTCTAACATAGTGCCTTTGCTTGATGAATTTTGTCCAAACCTTGTGAAACTTCGACTGagactgaaatatttttttgttaaagatTTAGAGAATGCATTTTCACGTATGTCTAAACTaagagtattaaaaattatatttcaaggttTTTGTCGAATACCTGTAATTCTACTTGTTTCATTGAAAAACGTTGTAAATACTTTAAATGAACTCACCGTGATAAATCAGAGCAAAGATATATTTACACTTTGTCGATTCCCAAACATACTCGTGGCT ttgATTCGTCAATTCAAAGCACtgcaaaaaattgaaactgGTGGTATGTTGATTACCAAACGTATGTATGGGGCTATTGTTGatgctaaattaaatttttattatcatgaacACGTTTATGGTAAACTAAACAACGTTATGAATC CTTCAAGTTCTTGA